GGTAACCAAAAGTGCATCAGCGGATGGGTCAACAATGATTACCTATGCAGCGGATTCGCATGTATTGTATGGTGAATTGTACTATCGTCCGGCAGCGGATTATCCGGATGGAACCATGCTGGATGTTTACGAATGGGATACCGGAAAATATCTGGGTCAGATTCCCCAGGTAGCTCATACATATTCTGTTGTAGGTAATATGAACGAACATCAGTTATCCATTGGTGAAACCACTTATGGTGGAAGAGAAGAATTGAGTGTCAAGGATACCAATGCCATTATCGATTACGGCAGTTTGATGTACATCACCCTCCAAAGGGCCAAATCGGCAAGGGAAGCCATAAAGGTGATGACTACACTGGTGGATCAATACGGATATTACAGCACGGGGGAATCCTTCTCCATTGCCGATCCCAACGAAGTATGGATACTTGAAATCATAGGAAAAGGCCCGGGAGACAAGGGTGCGGTATGGGTTGCCCGCAAGATACCGGACGGTTATGTTTCGGCACATGCCAACCAGGCAAGGATCAGAACCTTTCCCCTGGCTGAGGACAGCAATAAAAGCATCAAATTCAGTAACATCAATAAAATCTTCAATCCCAATATCGAAACGGTTTATTCCGACGATGTCATCTCCTTTGCCCGTAAAAATGGATGGTATGAAGGACAGGACGGCAATTTCAGCTTTTCAGATACCTATGCTCCGATGACTTTTGGCGGTGCCCGTTTTTGCGAAGTCAGGGTATGGTCTTTCTTTAAAGACATCCATGATGATATGGGACAGTATCTGGATTATGTAAAAGGCGATGATCTGGACAACAGAATGCCCTTATGGATCAAGCCGAACAAAAAAATTTCCGCACGTGACATGATGAATTTTATGCGTGACCATCTGGAAGGTACCGAACTGGATATGCGGAAAGATTTCGGTGCAGGGCCCTTCGACCGGCCATACCGGTGGAGGCCTTTGACCTGGGAAGTAGATGGCGAAACCTACTGTAATGAAAGAGCTACCGCAACCCAACAAACAGCATTCTCATTTGTAGCCCAGGCCAGGACATGGCTTCCCGATCCGATAGGAGGCATTCTCTGGTTTAGCGTTGATGATGCAGCCAGCACGGTTTACACCCCGCTTTATGCAGGCTTGCAGAAAGCCCCGGAAACTTATGCGGAAGGAAACGGCTCTATGATGGAATGGTCCGATAATTCAGCATTCTGGATTTTCAACCAGGTAGCCAACCTGGCTTACACACGCTATAACCTGATTCATCCCTATATTCACGAGCTACAGCAGGAACTGGAAAAAAGTTATACCCGGTATACCTCCATGGTGGATCAGAAAGCCCAGGAGTTATATAAAGAAGATAAGAGCAAAGCAGTGGATTTTGTGTCCGATTTTTCCGTGGATAATGCCAACTCACTCGTACATAAATGGAAAAGATTGTATCAGTTTCTCTTCATGAAGTTTATGGATGGTAACGTAAAAACTACTGATGACAGGGAGTTTAAAACCAATGGTACCGGGGTTGTCAGGCTGAAACAGCCAGGTTACAGCGAAGAGTGGTATAGAAAGTTAATCGAGGAAACCGGGGATAAGTTTAAGGTGCCGGAAAGCGAGGGGCACTAGATTGGATGATTGAGTGATTGATTGATTGATTGGGTGATTGGGTGATTGGGTGATTGATTGAGTGAGTGGATGCCTGCCCGACTGGGCTAGGCGCACCTGCCGACCCACCGAAGCGCAGTGGAGGTGGGATTGAATAATTAAATGAGGCTGAGACTAAGGTTAAGACTAAGAAAGAACATATTCAATTGTTAAATTGTCAAATTGTTATTGAAATAAGCTACAGGTTCATGCATTCGTCAACAATGTAACAATGTAGCAATTTAACAATGGATAGCACTGGTTCCAGTACCCAAATGAGCAAAATATGATTCATACAGGAATTTCAGGTAAAGTTATGCTATCCAAAAAAATATTTGTAATATTGCGCTCTGTTAATAAGGAATTGAAAAACGATAAATAGATACGGTCATGGACTTAATGAAAGAAGTTGAAAAGGAATTCGGCACTGAAAATAATATTCCCCGATTCAGGGCCGGAGATACGATTACGGTACATTACAGGATTAAAGAAGGAAATAAGCAAAGAATTCAGAATTTTCAGGGTATTGTAATCCAGAGAGCCGGTGAAGGCCTTGCACAAACCTTCACAGTAAGAAAGATCTCAGGTGGTGTAGGAGTGGAAAGAATTTTCCCTCTTTATTCCCCCAATATTGACAGCATTGACATCAACAAGCGTGGTAAGGTTAGAAAATCAAGAATTTATTATCTGCGCGGTCTAACCGGTAAGAAAGCCAAGTCCAAAATCAAGGAACGAAGGGGATAATGAAAATGGATTAAAATTTATCAAAAAAACCCGTCCCGCCTCTTTGGCAGGACGGGTTTTTTTTGTCTGAATCCACTAAATATTGTTCA
This genomic stretch from Bacteroidales bacterium harbors:
- a CDS encoding C69 family dipeptidase — protein: MKTYLSRSVLIILFVFSAYLGSSACTNFLVTKSASADGSTMITYAADSHVLYGELYYRPAADYPDGTMLDVYEWDTGKYLGQIPQVAHTYSVVGNMNEHQLSIGETTYGGREELSVKDTNAIIDYGSLMYITLQRAKSAREAIKVMTTLVDQYGYYSTGESFSIADPNEVWILEIIGKGPGDKGAVWVARKIPDGYVSAHANQARIRTFPLAEDSNKSIKFSNINKIFNPNIETVYSDDVISFARKNGWYEGQDGNFSFSDTYAPMTFGGARFCEVRVWSFFKDIHDDMGQYLDYVKGDDLDNRMPLWIKPNKKISARDMMNFMRDHLEGTELDMRKDFGAGPFDRPYRWRPLTWEVDGETYCNERATATQQTAFSFVAQARTWLPDPIGGILWFSVDDAASTVYTPLYAGLQKAPETYAEGNGSMMEWSDNSAFWIFNQVANLAYTRYNLIHPYIHELQQELEKSYTRYTSMVDQKAQELYKEDKSKAVDFVSDFSVDNANSLVHKWKRLYQFLFMKFMDGNVKTTDDREFKTNGTGVVRLKQPGYSEEWYRKLIEETGDKFKVPESEGH
- the rplS gene encoding 50S ribosomal protein L19, with product MDLMKEVEKEFGTENNIPRFRAGDTITVHYRIKEGNKQRIQNFQGIVIQRAGEGLAQTFTVRKISGGVGVERIFPLYSPNIDSIDINKRGKVRKSRIYYLRGLTGKKAKSKIKERRG